AGGGCGACAGTAACGCGCTGTGGCGCACGCGCCGTGGGATGTGCGGCTCACCACGACAGTAGGCAGTCTGTCGCCAGCCTTGCACCGTTACCGGCAATAGCTCGCCGGCTTCCACCAGCTCGGCGATACGCCGCTTGCTGTCACCGACCTCGAGCCGGTAGTAGTCGCGCAGATCCTTCTCGGTGGCCACGCCAAGGGCATCGGCCGAACGCAACAAGAGTTGGCGCTGCGCTTCATCTTCGGCCAGGTCGGTGTGGTTCAGCAGTTCGTTCGGGATGACCCGCTCCGGCAGGTCGTACAAACGCTCGAAGCCACGCCGCCCCGCTACCGTCACCTCGCCAGCAGCGAACAGCCATTCCAGCGCCGTCTTTTCCGCGCTCCAGTCCCACCAGGGCCCGGCCTTCTCCGTGCGCGTGCTGAGGCTGCCGGCGCCTAATGCGCCACGCTCGCGCACTGCCTGCAGCACGGCTTCTATCACATCGCGCCGTTCCACGCCGAAGCGCGCCAGGCCTGGATAGATGCCCTGTCCGTCCGCCGCTCGGCGCATGCGCCAGCGCAGCAGCGGGTAGAGTTCCAGCGGCAGTAGAGACGCTTCATGCCCCCAGTACTCGAACAAGCGTCGGCGCCGCGCACGGCCCCAGGCCAGCTCATCAAGGTGCTGCGCCTGGTAATGGCCCAGGCGGGAGAACGCCGGCAAGTAATGCGAGCGCACCAGAGCATTGACCGAGTCGATCTGCAGCACGCCCAGACGCTCGATCTGCGCCTGCAATTGCTTGTGGGCGATGGTGCCACGCGGCACACGACCGAAGCCCTGAGCTGCCAGGGCCAGGCGACGGGCTTCGGCGAGGGAAAGTGAGAGGGTCATGGCGAACCAGCCTAGCAGGCCGGCGCCGCGAACGCATGGCGAAAGCTGAAGGCCTGTTGTGTAGCACCATGCTCGCGAAGATGAGCCAGACGCTCGGCCGCCTCCACTACACTCGGACGATGCCCGGCCGGCACCCACCACAGCACCTGATGCGCCTGCTCGACACGCTCGAACCATTCACGGCGGCGCTTGAGCATCTCGGTATGGGCCGACTTGTAGACGTAATCGCTGAGGGATTGCACATCCTGCCAGACCGACATATTGACCAAGACTTCCTCACCGAAGGGGCGGATGGC
The genomic region above belongs to Pseudomonas sp. GOM7 and contains:
- a CDS encoding winged helix-turn-helix domain-containing protein, which encodes MTLSLSLAEARRLALAAQGFGRVPRGTIAHKQLQAQIERLGVLQIDSVNALVRSHYLPAFSRLGHYQAQHLDELAWGRARRRRLFEYWGHEASLLPLELYPLLRWRMRRAADGQGIYPGLARFGVERRDVIEAVLQAVRERGALGAGSLSTRTEKAGPWWDWSAEKTALEWLFAAGEVTVAGRRGFERLYDLPERVIPNELLNHTDLAEDEAQRQLLLRSADALGVATEKDLRDYYRLEVGDSKRRIAELVEAGELLPVTVQGWRQTAYCRGEPHIPRRVRHSALLSPFDSLIWERERTERLFGFRYRLEIYTPQAKRVYGYYVLPFLHHERLLARVDLRSERAAGRLAVHAVHLEEAVLSEEARQALSDSLQVLAHWLGLDEVWLAPSVSQRGVFG
- a CDS encoding DUF3291 domain-containing protein, giving the protein MSTYHLAQLNIAWMKAPLESPEMADFVANLERINALAEAAPGYVWRLQDEAGDATAIRPFGEEVLVNMSVWQDVQSLSDYVYKSAHTEMLKRRREWFERVEQAHQVLWWVPAGHRPSVVEAAERLAHLREHGATQQAFSFRHAFAAPAC